Proteins from a genomic interval of Malassezia vespertilionis chromosome 9, complete sequence:
- a CDS encoding uncharacterized protein (EggNog:ENOG503Q1HH; COG:S): MATYADFFNARYTGERSAGPVRVTIARGDADALEIGETWTTEELMDADADEERTGEEASSTPFLPFAQTNSVLWVLDTNVLLGLLDALQHVFQRALAAVQSGVLEAPPLYLIVPLIVLEELDNLKHTERLLDHNDAVQQRPVATVGAAARRASRWLLESVQHQKHTRGLYSPAQWVLHVQTQAFTHHQNISLTNDQRIVALSVSMRATHSQVMLVSNDTNARTFAEIEGVLTMDLHALLCALKSLKGKSAEERLWWVCASPEFHYLFSDPHAVRHLTETNWASMYRKAAMLAQENTDIDMDA; encoded by the coding sequence ATGGCCACCTACGCCGACTTTTTTAATGCGCGCTACACCGGTGAGCGGAGTGCGGGGCCTGTGCGAGTGACCATTGCACGaggcgatgcagatgcTTTGGAGATCGGCGAGACATGGACGACTGAGGAGCTGATGGATGCGGACGCGGACGAGGAGCGGACCGGCGAAGAGGCATCTTCCACGCCATTTCTCCCGTTTGCGCAGACGAATAGTGTGCTATGGGTACTGGATACTAATGTGCTACTGGGACTGCTCGATGCATTGCAGCACGTAtttcagcgcgcgctggctgcGGTTCAATCAGGCGTACTCGAAGCTCCTCCATTATATCTCATCGTCCCGCTGATTGTACTAGAAGAGCTCGACAACCTGAAGCATACAGAGCGCTTGCTGGACCACAATGAcgcggtgcagcagcggccTGTGGCTACGgttggcgctgctgcacggcgcgcaagtcggTGGCTACTTGAATCTGTCCAACACCAAAAACACACGCGCGGCCTGTATTCGCCGGCACAATGGGTCTTGCATGTACAGACGCAGGCGTTCACACACCACCAAAATATATCCTTGACCAACGACCAGCGGATCGTGGCATTGAGCGTTTCAATGCGGGCGACCCATTCACAAGTCATGCTCGTTTCAAACGATacaaatgcacgcacgtTTGCCGAGATCGAGGGTGTTCTGACTATGGACCTGCATGCACTGCTATGTGCACTTAAAAGCCTCAAGGGCAAAAGCGCCGAAGAGCGTCTTTGGTGGGTCTGCGCATCGCCGGAATTCCACTATCTTTTCAGTGATCCGCATGCTGTACGTCACCTCACAGAGACAAATTGGGCATCTATGTATCGCAAGGCTGCaatgcttgcgcaggagAATACGGACATCGATATGGACGCGTGA
- the HUB1 gene encoding ubiquitin-like modifier hub1 (EggNog:ENOG503P7AI; COG:O), producing MRMIEVIANDRLGRKVRVKCSPDDTVGDLKKLIAAQTGTAPEKIILKKSYSTFKDHITLADYEIHDGDSLELH from the exons ATGCGCATGATTGAAGTCATCGCGAACGACCGACTTGGGCGCAAAG TGCGCGTCAAATGCAGCCCAGACGATACTGTGGGCGACTTAAAGAAGCTCATTGCTGCACAGACGGGAACGGCCCCCGAGAAA ATTATCCTGAAAAAGTCGTACAGTACATTCAAGGACCACATTACATTGGCGGACT ACGAGATTCACGAT GGCGATTCGCTTGAGCTGCATTAG
- a CDS encoding uncharacterized protein (EggNog:ENOG503Q53G; COG:J): MRPSTSDTDAGKNKDSPSTIKRSTPSLQHIAARYKKESVPAESNTHEEKQSLASDSDTPAPSLRRLGLAGRLGSAAEAPNAKPASIPFTKSSGMPSLNEIRTRLNQRGVDITSSKWSKRSPSPTQRNAEEYEAEDETRVRRTASNEAVETVMKEIGSPDEPAANTERKTVQFATEEPTADSQKQVLDGANAADTETDPPTPAPDSSGPQAERGREAARAAKGGKKHPLQEVWTLYYDFIRHHGSGGKDKNKDQFEATLKCIGNFTTLESFFDTFATLHRPSQLEKNSNYHLFKRGIKPMWEDAANADGGRWILTLRAQNTSPVSQTYHGALLDRCWMWLVFGLIGEHFDDNDIVSGAVCSLRGKGDRIALWTRKKTPVEEVNALGNKLLDLLQLKNERNVHMEFSVNHGAKNPEYISMHNLPGKSAAPEELDEQDTRVDTWLDSELTLHPADHARYYSEQQKMGGENAVNM; this comes from the exons ATGCGTCCCTCGACATCCGATACGGATGCCGGGAAGAACAAAGACTCGCCCAGTACTATAAAACGCAGCACGccatcgctgcagcatATTGCAGCACGGTACAAAAAGGAATCGGTGCCCGCCGAAAGCAACACGCATGAGGAGAAACAAAGTTTAGCTTCCGATAGTGACACTC cagcgccaagtCTACGAAGACTTGGACTTGCAGGCCGCTTGGGGTCTGCAGCCGAGGCGCCTAATGCAAAGCCCGCGTCCATACCCTTTACCAAAagcagcggcatgccgaGCCTAAATGAGATCCGGACGCGGCTCAACCAGCGTGGTGTAGATATCACGTCATCCAAATGGAGCAAGCGCAGTCCAAGCCCTACTCAAAGAAATGCAGAAGAGTACGAGGCCGAGGATGAGACACGCGTGCGACGCACGGCGTCAAATGAGGCGGTTGAAACCGTTATGAAAGAAATCGGCTCACCTGACGAGCCTGCAGCGAACACAGAACGCAAGACTGTACAATTTGCAACTGAAGAGCCCACCGCCGACTCGCAAAAGCAGGTACTGGACGGTGCGAATGCCGCTGATACGGAGACGGATCCGCCAACACCAGCGCCCGACTCCTCCGGTCCGCAAGCGGAGCGTGGTCGCGAggctgcgcgtgctgccAAGGGCGGCAAGAAGCACCCCTTACAAGAGGTGTGGACTTTGTACTATGACTTTATACGACACCACGGCTCCGGCGGCAAAGACAAGAACAAGGACCAGTTCGAAGCGACGTTGAAATGCATCGGCAACTTTACCACGCTTGAATCCTTTTTTGATACATTTGCCACCTTGCACCGGCCCAGTCAGCTGGAAAAGAATTCGAACTACCACTTGTTCAAGCGTGGGATCAAGCCGATGTGGGAAGATGCTGCAAATGCCGACGGTGGACGCTGGATCCTTACGTTGCGCGCACAAAATACTTCGCCTGTTTCGCAAACCTACCATGGCGCCCTGCTTGACCGGTGTTGGATGTGGCTTGTGTTTGGCCTGATTGGCGAGCACTTTGATGACAATGATATCGTCTCTGGTGCGGTCTGCTCCTTGCGCGGGAAGGGCGACCGCATTGCGCTATGGACCCGCAAAAAGACGCCGGTTGAGGAGGTGAATGCGCTGGGAAACAAGCTTTTGGATTTACTGCAGCTCAAAAATGAGCGCAATGTACATATGGAGTTTAGCGTCAACCACGGCGCCAAGAATCCAGAGTACATTAGTATGCACAACCTGCCAGGAAAATCTGCGGCGCCCGAGGAGCTTGACGAGCAGGACACACGTGTAGATACGTGGCTTGATAGCGAGCTGACACTCCATCCTGCCGACCATGCGCGCTACTACTCGGAGCAGCAAAAAATGGGCGGAGAGAATGCGGTGAATATGTAG
- a CDS encoding histidinol-phosphatase (EggNog:ENOG503NY90; BUSCO:EOG09263UCR; COG:E) translates to MHSHHSHSGEFCKHAKSMLEEVVAYAYDINFTHFHLSEHTPREYAEQLYPEEEEAGLTPAGLAAQFRAYLAKARAIQREYAVRPRPMHVLVGCETENISSPASIDFLTRVLQPAWVAGDDTARPKHLPPAYVGIGVVDYLVGSVHHACGVPIDFDKSTFERALRCCSGDASKAQPIHAPMYWKLLDAYLDAQYEVMDRLRPEVIGHMDLYRLFAPQGPWLPSADSDQGAALRMKLTRNIRFAVSYGALIEANSAAFRKGWDGETYPGREVLRMIRAAHGRIALSDDSHGTEQVALNYQRLRGYLAAEGVDEIWVLESDHTPHIPDPHTVWTTYKEQEDARKLRFETNGTSSAPPTHYPRGTRAVAHGPSWQQAPFWTTLPASRAT, encoded by the coding sequence ATGCACTCGCATCACTCGCACTCGGGGGAGTTTTGCAAGCATGCCAAGTCGATGCTCGAGGAGGTGGTAGCGTATGCTTACGACATAAATTTTACGCATTTTCATCTTTCTGAGCATACGCCGCGTGAATATGCGGAGCAATTATACCccgaagaagaagaagctGGGCTTACGCCAGCAGGCCTAGCGGCGCAATTTCGCGCGTACCTGGCAAAAGCGCGTGCAATACAGCGCGAATATGCAGTGCGTCCTCGCCCGATGCATGTGCTGGTGGGGTGCGAGACGGAAAATATTTCTTCGCCGGCGAGCATTGATTTCCTTACACGCGTGTTGCAGCCAGCATGGGTTGCTGGTGACGACACGGCCCGCCCAAAGCATCTTCCACCGGCTTATGTTGGAATAGGCGTTGTAGATTACCTTGTCGGCTCTGTGCACCATGcgtgcggcgtgccgatCGATTTTGACAAGTCCACGtttgagcgcgcgcttcgctgctgcagcgggGATGCATCAAAAGCGCAGCCCATTCATGCACCCATGTACTGGAAACTTTTAGATGCATACCTTGATGCACAATATGAAGTGATGGATCGGCTACGGCCCGAGGTCATTGGGCACATGGACCTCTACCGCTTATTTGCACCGCAAGGTCCCTGGCTCCCGAGCGCCGACTCGGATCAAGGCGCGGCCCTGCGTATGAAATTGACTCGCAACATACGGTTCGCAGTGAGCTACGGTGCACTAATTGAAGCCAACTCTGCCGCGTTCCGTAAAGGATGGGACGGCGAAACGTATCCTGGCCGCGAAGTGTTGCGCATGAtccgcgctgcacacggcCGAATTGCACTGTCTGACGACTCGCACGGTACAGAGCAGGTTGCGTTGAACTaccagcgcttgcgcggctaCCTCGCTGCCGAAGGGGTAGATGAAATATGGGTGCTCGAGTCGGATCATACCCCACACATTCCCGATCCACACACTGTATGGACTACGTACAAAGAGCAGGAGGATgcacgcaagctgcgcttcGAGACAAACGGCACGTCGAGCGCTCCTCCGACACACTATCCTCGCGGAACGCGCGCTGTCGCGCACGGTCCCTCCTGGCAGCAAGCACCGTTTTGGACTACATTGCcggcctcgcgcgccacaTAG
- the SDH2 gene encoding succinate dehydrogenase (EggNog:ENOG503NVAA; COG:C; BUSCO:EOG09263X1F) translates to MLMAPSMFKLAVPAAMPRASVRIVAPFSTSAVARMATPATERPQKMKAFKIYRWDPDYPTKKPHMQTYNIDLNRTGPMVLDALLKIKNEVDPTLSFRRSCREGICGSCAMNIDGVNTLACLCRIDRDKTASNIYPLPHMHIVKDLIPDLTQFYKQYRSIEPYLQPEGPPPGGREYLQSPEERRRLDGLYECILCACCSTSCPSYWWNQDAYLGPAVLMQAFRWMSDSRDAHGDKRREKLENTFSLYRCHTIFNCTRTCPKGLNPAKAIAQIKKDMAFGAPANAADRPLQAP, encoded by the exons ATGTTGATGGCACCAAGCATGTTTAAGCTTGCAGTGCCCGCGGCGATGCCCCGGGCGTCGGTACGCATTGTGGCTCCTTTTTCGACCTCTGCCGTGGCACGCATGGCGACACCTGCGACAGAACGTCCGCAAAAAATGAAGGCGTTCAAAATTTACCGCTGG GATCCTGACTATCCGACAAAAAAGCCTCATATGCAAACATACAATATCGATTTGAACAGGACGGGCCCCATGGTGCTCGATGCTCTGCTCAAGATTAAAAATGAGGTTGACCCTACCCTTTCGTTCCGCCGCTCTTGCCGCGAGGGCATTTGCGGTAGCTGTGCGATGAACATTGACGGCGTCAACACTCTTGCTTGTCTATGCCGTATTGATCGCGATAAGACGGCCTCTAATATTTACCCCTTGCCCCACATGCACATTGTCAAGGACCTTATCCCTGACTTGACGCAGTTCTACAAGCAGTACCGCAGCATTGAGCCATATCTCCAGCCGGAGGGTCCCCCTCCGGGTGGCCGCGAGTATTTGCAATCTCCCGAGGAGCGACGCCGCCTTGATGGTCTTTACGAGTGCATTCTTTGCGCCTGTTGCTCTACGTCGTGCCCCTCGTACTGGTGGAACCAAGATGCATACCTCGGCCCTGCCGTGTTGATGCAGGCATTCCGCTGGATGTCTGATTCTCGTGATGCGCACGGAGATAAGCGCCGTGAAAAGCTGGAAAACACTTTTTCTTTGTACCGGTGCCACACGATTTTCAATTGCACCAGGACGTGTCCCAAGGGCTTGAATCCCGCTAAGGCTATCGCGCAGATTAAGAAGGATATGGCatttggcgcgcct